A window of Trichoderma atroviride chromosome 3, complete sequence contains these coding sequences:
- a CDS encoding uncharacterized protein (EggNog:ENOG41), translating to MCQVKLSICVHCAKVFGARMKYCDTVRATMSVMDNSPFEITSSFNWSPMEGCTGLQIHHTANLDVCKDDTPRPEAPFERPAATRPSARSPYPTPMMIQRAELREQLPSPPGIRGHRAAASAPLESDFQPQMQLQVQMQAEPSTGETPTAGSPNTSWSGSTVSYY from the coding sequence ATGTGTCAAGTCAAGCTCTCCATCTGCGTCCACTGCGCCAAAGTCTTTGGAGCCAGGATGAAGTACTGCGATACGGTCCGGGCTACCATGTCGGTCATGGACAACAGCCCGTTCGAAATCACCTCATCGTTCAATTGGTCTCCCATGGAAGGGTGTACCGGGCTGCAAATCCACCACACGGCGAATCTCGACGTTTGCAAGGACGACACGCCCAGACCCGAAGCGCCATTTGAGCGACCTGctgcgacgaggccgagcgcCAGGAGTCCTTATCCAACGCCAATGATGATCCAGCGGGCGGAGCTTCGAGAGCAgctcccctctcctcctgGGATTCGAGGGCAtcgggcagcagcttctgcgcCGCTGGAGTCGGATTTTCAACCACAAATGCAGCTGCAGGTTCAGATGCAAGCGGAGCCCTCGACGGGAGAAACGCCGACAGCTGGTTCGCCGAACACTTCGTGGTCAGGCTCGACTGTATCTTATTACTGA